From the Oryza glaberrima chromosome 5, OglaRS2, whole genome shotgun sequence genome, one window contains:
- the LOC127772636 gene encoding EID1-like F-box protein 3 yields MSMRRLGSGNAGGGAAVAGEWDGGGIAGRMRGVNAGIMDEKVLELVFRALNWDPRELCVVARVSRRLRAVAERVLWRELCVSRAPRMVSALSGPTAEVAAAAGRIGGGWPAMAKLLFFCCGAAGAAVPGHFAPVSRFSKTSGRSFLSRRCAGDLLFVSDPCEHAAGAASDDDVVGAYRGVYRGFMRSRTRAFLVGHRAPLEPRVRCPYCGARVWSMTAAGLAPRSACRRLGANEGRLEYFVCVSGHLHGSCWLARLSSSSSSSDGERSADSDSNHSDDETFAAADVSCFYRIRSRSGGLHCALRLL; encoded by the exons aTGAGTATGAGGCGGTTGGGCAGCGgcaatgccggcggcggcgcggcggtggccggagagTGGGATGGTGGTGGCATTGCGGGGAGGATGAGGGGGGTGAACGCGGGGATCATGGACGAGAAGGTGCTGGAGCTGGTGTTCCGGGCGCTGAACTGGGACCCGAGGGAGCTGTGCGTGGTGGCGAGGGTGagccggcggctgcgggcggtggcggagcgggTGCTGTGGCGGGAGCTCTGCGTGTCGAGGGCGCCGCGGATGGTGTCGGCGCTGTCGGGCCCGaccgcggaggtggcggcggcggcggggcgcatCGGGGGAGGCTGGCCGGCGATGGCGAAGCTGCTCTTCTTCTgctgcggcgcggcgggcgccgccgtgccgggcCACTTCGCGCCCGTGTCGCGGTTCTCCAAGACGTCGGGCCGGAGCTTCCTGTcgcggcggtgcgcgggggACCTGCTGTTCGTGTCGGACCCGTGcgagcacgccgccggcgccgcgtccgacgacgacgtcgtgggCGCGTACCGCGGCGTGTACCGCGGGTTCATGCGGTCGCGGACGCGCGCCTTCCTCGTCGGCCACCGCGCCCCGCTGGAGCCGCGCGTCCGCTGCCCCTACTGCGGCGCCCGCGTGTGGAGCATGACCGCCGCGGGGCTCGCGCCGCGCAGCGCGTGCCGCCGGCTCGGCGCCAACGAGGGCCGCCTCGAGTACTTCGTCTGCGTCAGCGGCCACCTCCACGGCAGCTGCTGGCTcgcccgcctctcctcctcctcctcctccagcgaCGGCGAGCGCAGCGCCGACTCCGACTCCAACCACAGCGACGACGAGacattcgccgccgccgac GTCAGCTGTTTTTACCGGATCAGAAGCAGATCAGGAGGATTGCACTGTGCTTTGCGCCTTTTGTGA
- the LOC127773146 gene encoding uncharacterized protein LOC127773146: MATAAAEEEAVPVAEARAQAEKRAAAEDGEGAEAEEEGNEMPEPKRRRACVAALEGVRRAAADAAEENGDGGGGGAGGPAADGGSSFSFHARSFSGVETTPKFGSFNPADDLLVAFQLKPPPPPMDAPAKEEPPAAAAGDDDEEEEHEATAEEGNDGISQQLGVVDQ; this comes from the coding sequence atggcgacggcggcggcggaggaggaggcggtgcctgtggcggaggcgcgggcgcAGGCCGAGAAGCGCGCTGCGGCGGAGGATGgcgagggggcggaggcggaggaggaggggaacgaGATGCCCGagccgaagcggcggcgcgcgtgcgtGGCGGCGCTCGAGGGCGTGCGACGcgccgcggcggacgcggccgaagagaacggcgacggcggcggcggcggcgcgggcgggccTGCGGCGGACGGGGGGTCGTCGTTCTCGTTCCACGCGCGCAGCTTCTCCGGGGTGGAGACGACGCCCAAATTCGGGTCCTTCAACcccgccgacgacctcctcgtCGCCTTCCAGCTCaagcctccgcctcccccgaTGGATGCGCCGGCGAAGGAGgagccccccgccgccgccgccggcgacgacgacgaggaggaggagcacgaaGCAACAGCTGAGGAGGGCAATGACGGGATTTCACAACAGCTTGGGGTAGTAGACCAGTGA